The following coding sequences are from one bacterium SCSIO 12741 window:
- a CDS encoding 2-oxoacid:acceptor oxidoreductase subunit alpha, translating into MTKTEEIKKEITILFAGDSGDGMQLTGNQLANTNAWFGNDLATFPNYPAEIRAPIGTVAGVSGYQMKFGSIDVFTPGDLCDVLVAMNVAGLVANKHKIAENGVILINTDGFDKKNQKLAGQESNPLEDGSLSDYQVITMPVTTLTREALKESGLSRKVVDRSKNMFVLGFVYWMFNRSLDQTLGFIHQKFASKPEIAEANIQVLKAGYHYGETTETFTSRFNVERANMPKGTYRAVMGNQAAALGLIAASKKANLDLFYGSYPITPASDILHELAKHKKYGVKTFQAEDEIAAVTACIGASFGGALAATGSSGPGIAIKGEALGLAVMLELPLVIINVQRGGPSTGLPTKTEQSDLMQALFGRNGEAQTVVVAPQTPKDCFDAVYEGCRIAVEHMVPVMVLSDGYVANGSEPWAFPTADQLPSITAKFPNPEDFTEETYYPYKRDENLVRQWAIPGMKGLEHRVGGLEKEDLTGNVSYDPDNHEHMVKTRAAKIDKIAEDIPLQTIDQGAESGKILILSWGSPYGAVKSAVRDLLLEGYEVSHAQLRYLNPFPKNLGEILERFDQVLIPEINDGQLDILIRNKFLIPSIRLCKIKGLPFTAKEIKDKVREIYED; encoded by the coding sequence ATGACAAAAACAGAAGAAATCAAAAAGGAAATTACCATCCTATTTGCCGGAGATTCCGGGGATGGTATGCAGTTGACCGGGAACCAATTGGCCAACACCAATGCGTGGTTCGGTAACGACCTGGCCACTTTTCCAAATTACCCTGCAGAAATCCGCGCTCCAATTGGAACGGTTGCCGGAGTATCGGGTTATCAAATGAAATTTGGTAGCATTGATGTATTCACTCCTGGAGATTTGTGTGATGTATTGGTTGCTATGAACGTTGCCGGATTGGTAGCGAACAAACATAAAATTGCCGAAAACGGAGTCATTCTCATCAACACAGATGGATTTGACAAAAAGAACCAAAAATTAGCTGGTCAAGAGAGTAATCCCCTGGAGGATGGATCTCTTTCCGACTATCAGGTGATTACCATGCCAGTTACCACCCTAACTCGTGAAGCCCTGAAAGAATCAGGCTTATCCAGAAAGGTGGTTGACCGAAGCAAAAACATGTTTGTGCTGGGTTTTGTGTACTGGATGTTTAACCGTTCTTTGGATCAAACATTGGGCTTTATCCATCAAAAGTTTGCCAGCAAACCCGAGATTGCAGAAGCCAATATCCAAGTTTTGAAAGCGGGTTATCACTACGGTGAGACGACCGAAACTTTCACCTCTCGATTCAACGTAGAGCGGGCCAACATGCCGAAAGGCACCTACCGTGCGGTAATGGGAAACCAAGCTGCAGCATTGGGATTGATCGCTGCTTCTAAAAAGGCAAATCTGGATCTTTTCTATGGATCTTATCCCATTACACCTGCTTCCGACATTCTGCACGAATTAGCAAAGCATAAAAAATACGGCGTAAAAACCTTTCAAGCCGAAGACGAGATTGCTGCTGTTACCGCTTGTATCGGAGCATCCTTCGGCGGAGCTCTGGCTGCTACAGGTTCATCCGGGCCTGGAATTGCCATCAAAGGAGAAGCCTTGGGACTGGCTGTTATGCTGGAATTGCCGTTGGTTATCATCAACGTTCAACGTGGTGGCCCCTCAACAGGACTTCCTACCAAAACGGAACAGTCTGACTTGATGCAAGCCTTGTTTGGACGGAATGGTGAGGCTCAAACGGTGGTAGTAGCTCCGCAAACGCCTAAAGATTGTTTTGACGCAGTGTATGAAGGTTGTCGGATTGCCGTGGAGCATATGGTTCCTGTCATGGTACTCAGCGATGGTTATGTCGCCAACGGCTCTGAACCATGGGCCTTCCCAACAGCTGATCAATTGCCAAGCATTACGGCCAAATTTCCCAATCCGGAAGACTTTACCGAAGAGACTTACTACCCCTACAAACGCGACGAAAACCTCGTTCGCCAATGGGCCATTCCAGGTATGAAAGGATTGGAACACCGGGTAGGTGGTTTGGAAAAAGAAGATTTGACCGGAAACGTTTCGTACGATCCGGATAACCATGAGCACATGGTAAAAACCAGAGCCGCCAAGATTGATAAAATTGCCGAAGACATTCCCCTTCAAACCATTGATCAGGGAGCTGAATCTGGTAAAATTTTAATCCTGAGTTGGGGTTCTCCTTATGGAGCCGTTAAATCGGCTGTTCGCGATCTTCTTTTGGAAGGCTATGAAGTAAGTCATGCCCAATTGCGTTACCTGAATCCATTCCCCAAAAATCTGGGCGAAATTCTGGAACGTTTTGATCAAGTGTTGATTCCAGAAATCAACGATGGTCAGTTGGATATTTTGATTCGAAACAAGTTTTTGATCCCGTCCATTCGATTGTGCAAAATCAAAGGACTCCCCTTTACAGCTAAGGAAATCAAAGACAAGGTTCGGGAAATCTACGAAGACTAA
- a CDS encoding 2-oxoacid:ferredoxin oxidoreductase subunit beta, with protein sequence MENSTIKNTLTAKDFATDQDVRWCPGCGDYSILKQVQSVLAELGKNREETVFISGIGCSSRFPYYMETYGMHSIHGRATAIASGLKATNPELDVWIITGDGDSLSIGGNHLIHLLRRNFDVNILLFNNEIYGLTKGQYSPTSREGKITKSSPLGALDHAFNPLALALGADATFVARTMDRDPRHLKDILKRAESHRGSSLVEIYQNCNVFNDGAFFTFTDKDTKPEMALFLEQGKPLIFGANNDKGIRLNGFSPEVVSLGSDYSADDLWIHDEKDPFKAHLLSRMFDDPRDERAMPRPFGIFFTADRLCYEEAMQLQINQAIEQQGEGDLDELLAGNNTWKIE encoded by the coding sequence ATGGAAAACTCCACAATAAAAAATACATTAACAGCTAAGGATTTCGCCACCGATCAAGATGTGAGATGGTGTCCTGGTTGCGGGGATTATTCCATCCTCAAACAAGTTCAATCGGTATTGGCTGAATTGGGCAAAAATCGTGAAGAAACCGTATTTATTTCCGGTATCGGATGCTCAAGTCGCTTTCCATACTACATGGAAACCTATGGTATGCACTCGATTCATGGACGTGCCACAGCTATTGCTTCCGGACTTAAGGCTACAAATCCCGAATTGGATGTTTGGATCATCACCGGCGACGGTGACTCCCTATCCATTGGAGGTAACCACCTGATCCATTTGTTGAGAAGAAACTTCGATGTTAATATTCTTCTGTTCAACAATGAAATTTACGGCTTGACAAAAGGGCAGTATTCGCCCACTTCCCGTGAAGGAAAAATCACGAAATCCAGTCCGTTAGGTGCACTGGACCATGCCTTCAATCCTCTGGCCTTGGCCCTGGGAGCTGATGCCACCTTTGTAGCGCGTACCATGGATCGTGATCCTCGCCATTTGAAAGACATTCTCAAAAGAGCTGAGAGCCATCGTGGTTCTTCATTGGTAGAGATTTATCAGAATTGCAATGTATTTAACGACGGAGCTTTCTTCACCTTTACCGATAAAGACACCAAACCGGAAATGGCCCTCTTCCTCGAACAAGGGAAGCCATTGATCTTCGGAGCCAATAACGACAAAGGAATTCGCTTAAACGGATTTTCACCTGAAGTAGTGAGTTTAGGTTCGGATTATTCGGCTGATGACCTATGGATTCATGATGAAAAAGATCCCTTTAAAGCTCATTTGCTTAGCCGAATGTTTGACGATCCAAGAGATGAGCGCGCCATGCCTCGTCCATTTGGAATCTTTTTCACCGCAGATCGCTTGTGTTATGAAGAAGCTATGCAGCTTCAAATCAACCAGGCTATCGAACAACAAGGTGAAGGTGATTTGGATGAATTGCTGGCCGGAAACAACACTTGGAAAATCGAGTAA
- a CDS encoding T9SS type A sorting domain-containing protein: MKKLFSYILFGSSLLPLSLSGQELIGTVASSTIDTNGYSISWTVGEIMTLTDTSGNFTFTQGLHQAGFTIVSIDRIGEPSAGQFRIYPNPFQHELNLVPQDFEEESFTATLTDMTGKVLHRFDLINDKNTLEFPPLADAQYLLLIRSESGRYQEHFKVIKSQ, translated from the coding sequence ATGAAGAAGCTATTTTCCTATATCCTGTTCGGATCCAGTCTTCTGCCCCTTTCATTATCGGGCCAGGAGTTGATAGGAACTGTTGCCAGCTCAACGATCGATACAAATGGATATTCCATTAGTTGGACCGTGGGGGAAATAATGACCCTAACCGATACTTCGGGCAATTTTACATTTACGCAGGGATTACATCAAGCTGGATTTACCATTGTATCCATTGATCGTATTGGAGAGCCCAGTGCTGGCCAATTCAGAATCTATCCCAACCCTTTCCAACATGAGTTGAATCTTGTTCCTCAGGATTTTGAGGAAGAGTCGTTTACAGCCACCCTTACAGACATGACGGGTAAGGTTCTTCACCGATTTGACCTGATCAATGACAAAAACACCTTAGAATTTCCACCATTAGCTGATGCACAATATTTGCTTTTGATTCGTTCCGAATCCGGAAGATACCAAGAGCATTTTAAAGTTATTAAGTCCCAATAA
- a CDS encoding S9 family peptidase, whose protein sequence is MKMKNLPFSGVAEKRPEQLEKHGDLRTDDYYWLRERENEEVLDYLRRENAHTEEVMADLKDFRQSLFEEMKGRIKETDMSVPYQSDGWWYYSRYEEGLEYPIYCRKEGSLDAPEEILLNVNELAKDYEYYQVVGLALSPNKKILAFGEDTLSRRIYTIRFKNLETGELLDERIENTSGDVAWANDNGHIFYSRKDETLRPYQVWRHAFESNPAEDVKVFEEEDATFNCFVYKSKSKKYILIGTSSTLSTEYRYLDADHPFQDFTIIQPREDDLEYGVGHIGDKFYVLTNWKAKNFRLMEVPVGVTSKEEWVEVIPHREDVLLEDIELFENYLILEERIQGIVNIRVMTLDGSRDEYLQFGEEAYQAYCVNNYEFAAQKLRISYTSMTTPSSIMEYDFESRNMEVLKQQEVLGEFDVANYQSERLQLEVRDGVKVPVSLVYRKGAMDQGAAPLLLYGYGSYGHSIDPYFSSVRLSLLDRGVVFAIAHIRGSETLGRSWYEDGKLLKKKNTFFDFIDVAESLIQKGYTSKEQLFAMGGSAGGLLMGAVMNERPDLFKGMVAAVPFVDVVTTMLDESIPLTTGEYDEWGNPNDPEYYNYIKSYSPYDQVEAKDYPNILVTTGLHDSQVQYWEPAKWVAKLRELKTDNNILLLQTEMDFGHSGASGRFESLKEIAQEYAFLLDLMDRAE, encoded by the coding sequence ATGAAGATGAAGAATTTGCCCTTTTCCGGAGTGGCTGAAAAAAGACCGGAGCAGTTGGAAAAACACGGTGACCTAAGAACCGATGATTACTACTGGCTGCGAGAAAGAGAAAACGAAGAAGTACTGGATTACCTCCGGCGGGAGAATGCCCATACCGAAGAGGTTATGGCTGACCTGAAAGACTTTCGTCAATCCCTTTTTGAGGAGATGAAAGGCCGGATTAAGGAAACGGACATGTCGGTTCCTTACCAATCAGATGGTTGGTGGTATTATTCGCGGTACGAAGAAGGGTTGGAGTATCCCATCTATTGCCGAAAGGAGGGAAGCCTGGATGCTCCGGAAGAGATATTGCTCAACGTAAATGAGCTGGCCAAGGACTATGAGTACTATCAGGTTGTTGGCCTGGCCCTCAGTCCAAACAAGAAGATATTGGCCTTCGGTGAGGATACCCTGAGCCGGAGAATCTATACCATCCGTTTCAAAAATTTGGAGACGGGTGAATTACTCGATGAACGAATCGAAAATACCAGTGGCGATGTGGCTTGGGCCAATGATAATGGCCACATTTTTTACTCAAGAAAAGACGAGACTCTTCGTCCTTATCAGGTTTGGCGCCATGCCTTTGAATCTAATCCGGCTGAGGATGTAAAGGTTTTTGAGGAAGAAGATGCTACCTTCAATTGCTTTGTCTACAAGTCGAAGTCCAAGAAGTACATTTTAATTGGAACCTCAAGTACGCTTTCTACGGAATATCGATACCTGGATGCGGATCATCCTTTTCAGGACTTTACCATAATTCAACCGAGGGAAGATGACCTCGAATATGGTGTCGGTCACATTGGAGATAAGTTTTACGTACTCACGAATTGGAAAGCCAAAAATTTCCGATTGATGGAGGTGCCGGTTGGCGTCACCAGCAAAGAAGAATGGGTAGAGGTTATTCCGCACCGTGAGGATGTGTTGCTGGAGGATATCGAGCTGTTTGAAAACTACCTGATATTAGAAGAACGCATTCAGGGAATCGTTAACATCCGAGTGATGACCTTGGATGGCTCACGAGATGAATACCTCCAATTTGGAGAAGAAGCTTACCAGGCATACTGCGTCAATAATTATGAGTTTGCCGCTCAAAAATTGAGAATTAGCTATACTTCCATGACCACTCCGTCTTCCATTATGGAATACGATTTTGAGAGTCGGAATATGGAGGTGTTGAAGCAGCAAGAGGTTCTTGGTGAATTTGATGTGGCGAACTACCAGAGTGAGCGTTTACAATTAGAAGTTCGTGATGGAGTTAAAGTGCCGGTTTCATTGGTTTATCGAAAGGGCGCCATGGATCAAGGTGCAGCCCCTTTACTTTTGTACGGATACGGAAGCTACGGACACAGCATCGATCCTTATTTCTCTTCCGTAAGACTATCTCTATTGGATAGAGGAGTGGTATTTGCCATTGCCCACATTCGAGGGAGTGAAACTCTGGGCAGATCCTGGTACGAGGACGGGAAGCTTCTCAAAAAGAAAAATACTTTCTTCGATTTTATCGATGTTGCCGAAAGTCTTATCCAAAAAGGATATACCAGTAAGGAGCAACTTTTTGCCATGGGCGGAAGTGCCGGTGGTTTGCTTATGGGGGCGGTTATGAATGAGCGCCCTGATTTGTTTAAGGGGATGGTGGCTGCCGTGCCTTTTGTGGATGTAGTAACCACCATGCTGGACGAATCTATTCCATTGACAACAGGTGAGTATGACGAATGGGGAAACCCCAATGATCCGGAATACTACAACTACATCAAGTCCTATTCTCCCTATGACCAGGTAGAAGCCAAGGATTATCCAAACATTTTGGTAACTACAGGGCTACACGATTCTCAAGTTCAATACTGGGAACCTGCCAAATGGGTAGCTAAACTCAGGGAGTTAAAAACGGATAACAACATTCTCCTGCTTCAAACCGAAATGGATTTTGGCCACAGTGGAGCAAGCGGACGATTTGAATCGTTGAAAGAAATTGCACAGGAATATGCCTTCCTGTTGGATCTAATGGATCGCGCAGAATAA
- the hemB gene encoding porphobilinogen synthase — translation MHRRPRRNRMTPLTRGHLRETRLSLENLVQPLFMVDGKGIRDEVKSMPGNFRLSTDELLKEIDSCLELGIGSFILFPAVQEELKDSRATYGGHPDNFYLKAFTEIKKRFGKDVCLITDVAMDPYSSDGHDGLVVGDDIVNDETLPILAEMALAQVQAGADIIGPSDMMDGRVGYLREMLDSNGYTDRGIMAYTAKYASGFYGPFRDALDSAPKKGDKKTYQMDPANKREALLEADLDYAEGADYLMVKPALPYLDIIHMLNENYDIPIAAYNVSGECAMLIAAAQNGWLDFDKVMPEMLLSIRRAGAQVILTYFAKTYAQMAKDGKI, via the coding sequence ATGCACAGAAGACCAAGAAGAAATCGCATGACGCCTCTAACCCGAGGTCACTTGAGAGAAACCAGATTATCTCTGGAAAATTTGGTTCAACCTCTATTTATGGTCGATGGAAAGGGAATTAGGGATGAGGTGAAATCCATGCCAGGAAATTTTCGCCTGTCTACGGATGAACTGCTCAAGGAAATTGATTCCTGCCTCGAGCTGGGAATTGGAAGTTTCATTTTGTTCCCTGCGGTTCAGGAAGAACTCAAAGATTCAAGAGCGACCTACGGTGGTCACCCGGATAACTTTTACCTAAAGGCTTTTACCGAAATCAAAAAGCGATTTGGCAAGGATGTTTGCCTCATTACCGATGTAGCCATGGATCCCTATTCCAGCGATGGTCACGACGGATTGGTGGTAGGAGATGATATCGTAAACGATGAAACCCTTCCCATCTTGGCGGAAATGGCTTTGGCTCAGGTTCAGGCCGGAGCAGATATCATTGGGCCATCGGATATGATGGATGGTCGAGTGGGGTACTTGCGGGAAATGTTGGACAGCAACGGATATACCGATCGTGGCATTATGGCTTACACCGCCAAGTATGCGTCCGGTTTCTACGGCCCCTTCCGTGATGCCCTGGATTCGGCACCCAAAAAAGGGGATAAAAAGACTTATCAGATGGATCCGGCAAACAAAAGAGAGGCCCTGCTTGAAGCAGATCTTGATTATGCCGAAGGAGCGGATTATCTGATGGTGAAGCCGGCTTTGCCTTATCTGGACATCATTCACATGTTGAACGAGAACTACGATATTCCCATTGCTGCTTACAACGTGAGTGGTGAGTGTGCCATGTTAATTGCGGCTGCACAAAATGGTTGGTTGGATTTTGATAAGGTGATGCCTGAAATGTTACTGTCCATCCGACGTGCAGGAGCCCAGGTTATTTTGACCTACTTCGCAAAAACATATGCCCAAATGGCCAAAGACGGCAAAATCTAA
- a CDS encoding TIGR00730 family Rossman fold protein: MGNKISSVCVFCASGEGNNPIYKKSAREAGKAIAQRGMELIYGGGKVGLMGAVADGAMEAGGKVTGIIPEFMIPHEVGHTGITDLLTVSSMHERKLEMHERSDAVLTLPGGFGTFEELFEIVTWIQLGLYAKPVALLNVNGYYDLLGQQLDLMAKEGLLRDKHRPLIHLCSNLDEVFDHFETYLPGDSIFKILEEQT, encoded by the coding sequence ATGGGAAATAAAATCAGTAGCGTTTGTGTATTCTGTGCCTCAGGAGAAGGCAACAACCCCATTTACAAAAAGTCTGCCCGAGAAGCAGGTAAAGCCATTGCCCAGCGTGGCATGGAATTGATTTATGGCGGAGGTAAAGTTGGCCTTATGGGTGCCGTGGCAGACGGTGCTATGGAAGCCGGAGGAAAAGTGACCGGAATTATTCCTGAATTCATGATTCCTCATGAGGTTGGACACACTGGAATTACCGATCTTCTAACGGTTTCTTCCATGCATGAGCGAAAATTGGAAATGCATGAGCGTTCTGACGCTGTACTTACCCTTCCCGGAGGATTTGGAACCTTTGAAGAACTCTTTGAAATCGTCACCTGGATTCAATTGGGGCTCTACGCCAAGCCAGTTGCCCTTTTAAACGTCAATGGATATTATGATTTACTCGGCCAACAATTGGACTTAATGGCGAAGGAAGGTCTGCTACGTGATAAGCATCGCCCCTTAATTCATTTGTGCTCCAACCTGGACGAAGTATTTGACCATTTTGAAACCTACTTGCCCGGAGATTCCATCTTTAAAATCCTGGAAGAACAAACCTAA
- the lgt gene encoding prolipoprotein diacylglyceryl transferase, translating into MHMLYITWDIDPEIISSPIAIRYYGLLFASAFLSGYFVLNRMFRNEQVNKEWLDSVLMYVIIGAVAGARIGHCVFYDWAYFQNHLLEIFLPVQFEPEFRFTGFLGLASHGAAIGIILALWLWSRKVSKKSIIWILDRVVITVALGGFFIRMGNLMNSEIIGQPTDLPWGFIFKQVDDLPRHPSQLYEALSYITIFLVLNFLYWKKKWGERSGAIFGLFLILLFAARFLIEFVKENQVAFEDGLYFNMGQLLSIPFIFGGIYFLIRAKKT; encoded by the coding sequence ATGCACATGCTTTATATCACCTGGGACATTGACCCTGAAATCATCTCCTCTCCAATAGCGATTCGGTACTACGGCCTTTTGTTTGCCAGTGCCTTCCTATCCGGATATTTTGTTCTCAACCGCATGTTCCGCAATGAGCAAGTGAATAAGGAATGGTTGGATAGCGTATTGATGTATGTGATTATTGGCGCGGTGGCCGGAGCTCGCATCGGGCATTGCGTTTTTTACGACTGGGCTTACTTTCAGAATCATCTTCTGGAAATATTTCTACCTGTCCAATTTGAGCCCGAGTTTCGATTCACTGGATTCTTGGGCCTTGCCAGTCATGGTGCGGCAATCGGAATAATATTGGCCCTTTGGCTGTGGTCTCGCAAGGTGAGCAAAAAGTCCATCATCTGGATTCTCGACCGTGTGGTAATTACCGTTGCCCTTGGTGGATTTTTCATTCGAATGGGTAACCTGATGAATTCTGAAATCATTGGCCAACCTACGGACTTGCCATGGGGATTCATTTTTAAGCAAGTTGACGACCTTCCACGGCATCCCAGCCAGTTGTATGAAGCCTTGAGTTATATCACCATTTTCCTGGTACTTAACTTCCTTTACTGGAAGAAAAAATGGGGCGAACGCTCCGGTGCCATCTTTGGATTATTCCTGATTTTACTGTTTGCTGCACGTTTTCTCATTGAGTTTGTCAAAGAGAATCAAGTGGCCTTTGAAGACGGGCTATATTTCAATATGGGACAATTATTAAGTATTCCTTTTATTTTTGGTGGTATCTATTTCCTAATACGAGCCAAAAAAACATAA
- a CDS encoding M48 family metallopeptidase codes for MKKPLSIAFLLLIAAIPTFAQLSKEDYRPLECKGEIPEVFLRLSSEISKEINEQNQYATESKRVRKQTENFYEMSNFMLDQILLSGDILFGATLTRYFNKIGKELMKDNPELQKKVTFFTFKSPHVNAFATDQGYIFVNVGLLAQVSNETELAFVLSHELVHYREQHNIQEFLETDLIKKGKGKYRYTSTSDRVNSYYQYSRELETEADKEGLKMLANTNYNIKKAKGLFDVLLYSYLPFDEEEFDRGFLGNSSFEFPEKYFLDSVKSISARDDVSDELSTHPNIRKRRDAALKRFKKLQKSSKGKSTYLTSKEEFRYVRDIARFEIIRQNLLMHRYDRAIYNCFLMKEDYPNNKWLDKCLIQALSGALAYKEQNKSSEAMSYYKKVEGYSQDVSYFLRKIKKKELAITTTAKAYEIYQKYPDDKYLAKYAEDLMYHLISFYELSLEDFTRDKEDESEDEDGDDEESASAESEDDEDEDEDDDEELSKYDKIKKKKSEDKEAMSDDEKYYYLNAFRSFFKDPDFEIMFEKAYSRYQKNTDISESERARMTKQAKKREKMIAKKGEALGIDELVVVDPTYLVIDDRGSNSKVNYAQSEGKKQDLKDKISDISSDIELKTTLLDPKVFDYSQTKEFNALMKMKEWISEMSSHEVDSVNSILLEELNQVSNSFNTPYVAVPACYNFTINENKGKYIWPMFFVVTIPWAIYKMVTPTEGTYIRFYVLDLKSGNSVFDEEYVFLHRDSDANVNSCLYDSMSQIKRR; via the coding sequence ATGAAAAAACCTCTCAGCATCGCGTTCCTACTTCTGATTGCAGCGATACCTACTTTCGCTCAGCTATCAAAAGAAGATTACCGACCATTGGAATGCAAAGGGGAAATTCCTGAAGTTTTTCTCCGCCTCTCCAGTGAAATTTCTAAAGAAATAAACGAACAGAACCAATACGCCACCGAAAGCAAAAGGGTCAGAAAACAAACCGAGAATTTTTATGAGATGAGCAATTTCATGCTCGATCAAATTCTCCTAAGCGGTGACATCTTGTTTGGTGCTACCCTTACCCGATACTTCAACAAGATTGGGAAAGAACTCATGAAGGACAACCCTGAACTACAAAAAAAGGTCACCTTCTTCACTTTCAAATCTCCTCACGTAAATGCCTTTGCCACAGACCAGGGATACATCTTCGTAAATGTTGGCTTGCTGGCTCAGGTATCGAATGAAACGGAATTGGCTTTCGTACTCTCACACGAATTGGTTCACTACCGCGAACAGCACAACATTCAGGAATTTTTGGAAACGGACCTGATCAAAAAAGGAAAAGGAAAATACCGTTACACCAGCACCTCCGATCGTGTTAACTCCTACTACCAATATTCCCGCGAATTGGAGACTGAAGCGGATAAGGAAGGCCTTAAAATGCTGGCCAACACCAATTACAACATTAAGAAGGCCAAAGGCCTGTTTGATGTTTTGCTTTACTCCTACCTACCTTTCGACGAAGAAGAATTTGACCGTGGATTCTTAGGTAATTCCTCCTTCGAGTTTCCAGAAAAGTACTTTTTGGACAGTGTAAAAAGCATTAGTGCTCGTGATGATGTGAGTGACGAATTAAGCACCCACCCCAACATCCGCAAGCGACGCGACGCCGCTCTAAAACGATTCAAAAAACTTCAGAAAAGCTCGAAAGGAAAAAGCACTTACCTTACCAGCAAAGAAGAATTCAGATACGTTCGCGACATTGCCCGTTTTGAAATTATTCGTCAAAACCTGCTGATGCACCGCTACGACAGAGCCATTTACAACTGCTTCCTGATGAAGGAAGACTACCCCAATAACAAATGGCTGGATAAGTGTTTGATTCAAGCTCTATCCGGAGCTCTGGCTTACAAGGAACAAAACAAATCATCGGAGGCGATGTCTTACTACAAAAAAGTAGAAGGCTACTCCCAGGATGTATCCTACTTCCTGCGCAAAATCAAAAAGAAGGAATTGGCCATTACGACCACCGCCAAGGCCTACGAAATTTACCAGAAGTACCCAGACGATAAGTACCTGGCTAAGTATGCTGAGGACTTAATGTATCACCTGATCTCATTCTACGAATTGTCTTTGGAAGACTTTACCCGGGACAAGGAAGATGAAAGTGAGGACGAAGATGGGGACGATGAAGAATCGGCTTCTGCTGAATCGGAGGACGATGAAGATGAGGATGAAGACGACGATGAGGAACTGAGTAAATACGACAAAATCAAAAAGAAGAAGAGCGAGGACAAAGAAGCCATGTCTGACGACGAGAAGTATTACTACCTCAATGCCTTCCGTTCTTTCTTCAAGGATCCTGACTTCGAAATCATGTTTGAAAAGGCCTATTCACGGTACCAGAAAAATACGGACATCAGCGAATCGGAAAGAGCTCGTATGACGAAACAAGCCAAGAAGCGGGAAAAGATGATTGCCAAGAAAGGGGAAGCCTTAGGCATTGACGAGTTGGTGGTGGTTGATCCTACCTACCTCGTGATTGATGACCGGGGTTCAAACAGCAAGGTCAATTACGCTCAGTCAGAAGGCAAGAAGCAAGACTTGAAAGACAAAATCTCCGACATATCGAGCGACATTGAACTTAAGACTACCCTACTTGACCCTAAGGTGTTTGATTACTCTCAAACGAAAGAATTTAACGCCTTGATGAAAATGAAAGAATGGATTAGTGAGATGTCCTCCCATGAAGTAGACTCCGTTAACTCCATCCTGCTGGAAGAACTGAACCAGGTTTCTAATTCCTTTAACACGCCTTATGTCGCGGTTCCGGCCTGCTACAATTTCACCATCAACGAAAACAAAGGAAAGTACATCTGGCCGATGTTTTTTGTAGTAACGATCCCCTGGGCGATCTACAAAATGGTGACGCCAACGGAAGGAACCTACATTCGATTCTATGTACTCGATTTGAAATCGGGCAACAGCGTATTTGATGAGGAATACGTATTTCTCCATCGAGACAGCGACGCCAATGTCAATAGCTGCCTCTACGATAGTATGTCCCAAATTAAACGTCGATAA